The genomic DNA CAAGCTTCATAGAGTAGATACATGGGTATCGAGAGCAGAGCGAGTGAAAAAGGGTCCGATCCCGGCGTCAGGCAGGCAGCCGCTACCACAACAACCACAAACGCATGGCGGCGGTAACTCCGCAACCGTTCCGCCGGAAGAATCCCGATGGCGTTCGCCGCCAGGACCACCAAGGGGAGTTCAAACGCAAGCCCAAAGCCTAGAAGCATCTGGCAGACAAAACTTAAATAGTTGGTAAGGGTCCACTGGGTTTCGACCTGCAACCAGCGCCCGTAGTCAAAGAAAAACCGCAACGTTTGGGGAAGAAGTAAGTAGTAGCAAAAAAGCACTCCTCCCACAAAAAGGAGGCCACCTCCCACAAAGAATGGAATCATCCACCGAGCCTCCTTCGGTGTCAGAGCCGGAAGGATAAATTTGCCCACAAAATACAGCACCCAAGGGAGGGAACAAATAATTCCGGCAAAAAGGCTTACCTCTAGCTGGATCGT from Candidatus Methylacidithermus pantelleriae includes the following:
- the tatC gene encoding twin-arginine translocase subunit TatC, coding for MRLPKDEPKPLLDHLEELRWTLLKSAGALGAWVIICFLWTRPILSWFLAPLRVAGLEPSRFLRVLGVLDPFTIQLEVSLFAGIICSLPWVLYFVGKFILPALTPKEARWMIPFFVGGGLLFVGGVLFCYYLLLPQTLRFFFDYGRWLQVETQWTLTNYLSFVCQMLLGFGLAFELPLVVLAANAIGILPAERLRSYRRHAFVVVVVAAACLTPGSDPFSLALLSIPMYLLYEACIWIAWWRERYFGVGDEAGWSWEEKSGDELL